GTACAATTGTACTTCGTAACGATATTTTGCACCGGTAAACAGCAGCTCGTATTCATTGTAAAATGTGCCTCGCCAAATACCGGTTAGTTCCTGTGCTCCTGCAGATATCAGGCACATCATCGCCAGCAAAACAGACAGAATACGAAACTTCATGTGGTTGTACGTAGGAATCGGAATTTGAATAAAAATAAAAATTAAGCCAACACCCTTATTCACTGCCCGACCGAAAGTAATTGTTTGTTAATTTTGCCGCCCTTTCATATTGGGATTCAAACAAACATGAGCATTCAAATCACTTTTCCGGATGGAGCCGTTCGTCAGTACGACGCTGGTGTTTCCAGTCTGGATATCGCAAAATCCATCTCCGAAGGATTGGCCAGAAATATTCTTGCTGCCAAAGTAAATGGCGAAGTAAGAGACCTGACCCGTCCTATTGAAGCAGATGCCAGTATTCAGTTTTTGAAATGGGATGATAAAGATGGCAAGAGCACGTTTTGGCATTCTTCAGCACACCTGATGGCCGAAGCGGTGGAGAGCCTTTTCCCTGGCGTAAAGTTTTGGGTTGGCCCTCCGGTAGAAAATGGGTTTTACTATGATATGGATCTTGGTGGCCATAAACTCACGGAAGAAGACCTGGGTAAGCTGGAAGCCAAAATGAAAGAACTGGCCAAGCAAAACCTGCAGTTCAGCCGCAAAGAAATTTCGAAGGATGAAGCCGTGGCCTATTTCACCGAAAAAGGCGACGAGTACAAACTCGATCTGCTGCAAGGTTTGGAAGATGGCAGCATTACCTTTTATACACAAGGCAATTTTACCGACCTGTGTCGTGGGCCGCATATTCCGCATACTGGTTTTATCAAAGCCATTAAGCTCACCAATATTGCCGGTGCTTATTGGAAGGGTAATGAAAACAATAAAATGCTGACCCGTGTGTACGGTGTTACATTCCCCAGCCAAAAAGAGCTCGACGATTACATTGCCATGGTGGAAGAGGCCAAGAAGCGTGACCACCGCAAACTGGGCAAAGACCTCAGCATCTTCTGCTTTGATGATGACGTAGGACCGGGCCTGCCTTTGTGGATGCCCAACGGTACAATCATTATCGAAGAGTTGGAAAAGCTGGCCAAGGAAACGGAAGAAGCTGCCGGATACCATCGGGTGGTTACGCCACACATTGCTAAAGAAAGCATGTACCTCACCAGTGGTCACTTGCCTTATTATGCCGACAGTATGTTTCCACCCATGGAAATGGATGGCGAACGCTACTATCTGAAAGCGATGAACTGCCCGCATCACCACAAAATATATGCGGCAGAGCCTAAGAGCTACCGCGACCTTCCTTACCGCCTGGCCGAGTACGGTACCTGCTACCGCTACGAGCAAAGTGGCGAGTTGTTTGGTTTGATGCGTGTACGCTGCCTGCACATGAACGATGCGCATATTTATTGCACCAAAGACCAGTTCTTTCAGGAGTTTAAGGCCGTTAATGATATGTATTTGAAGTACTTCAAAATTTTTGGAGTAGATAAATACGTGATGCGTTTGAGCCTGCACTCACCCGAAAAACTGGGCCAGAAATATGTAAATGAACCACAGCTGTGGCAGGAAACAGAAGCCATGGTGCGCCAGGTGTTGATAGAAACAGGCACTCCATTTGTAGAAGTACAGGACGAAGCTGCTTTCTACGGTCCCAAGATTGACGTGCGGATCTGGAGTGCTATCGGTCGTGAATTTACGCTGGCCACCAACCAGGTAGATTTTAACAGCGGTCTGAAGTTCAAACTGAGCTACACCAATGCCAACAACGAAGCCGAAGTGCCGTTGATTATTCACCGTGCACCACTGGGTACACATGAACGTTTCATTGGTTTCTTGCTGGAACACTATGCTGGAAAGTTCCCATTGTGGTTGGCACCGCATCAGGTAAAAGTGTTGCCCATCAGCGACAAGTTTTTACCCTTTGCGCAAGAGGTAACTGCCAAGTTGAAAAAAGCCGGCATCCGTGCCAGCACCGACGATCGTAACGAAAAAATTGGCAAGAAAATTCGGGAAGCAGAATTGCTGAAAGTGCCTTACATGTTTGTAGTAGGCGAAAAGGAAATGAATGAACAATCTGTTTCCGTTCGCAAACAAGGACAGGGCGACCTCGGCATGAAATCTGTGGAAGAAATCATTAATTTGCTCTCGGCAGAGGCGGAAAACCGTGATTAATCAACAGGTTTGAAAAACAATCTGTTATTTTGACCTGCGGTTTACACCAAATCAGCCGCATTATTAAATTAAAACAGTTTAATGGCATTTCCCCCAAAAGACAGACGCGGTTTTAATCCTCGTTTCAGGCAGCCGGAGCCTGAGCATCGTATCAACGATAGAATCCGGGTTGCTCAGGTTCGCCTCGTTGGCGACAACGTTACCCCTGGTGTGTACGCCACACAGGATGCGCTGAAGATTGCTCAAGCACAAGAACTGGACCTCGTAGAAATTTCACCCAACGCCGATCCGCCGGTGGTAAAAGTGATTGACTACAAGAAATTCTTGTATGAGAAGAAAAAGAAGGAAAAGGAAATGAAAGCCAATTCCAAGCAAAGCGAAGTGAAAGAAATTCGTTTTACGCCTGGTACAGACGATCATGACTTTGACTTTAAATCCAAACACGCCGAAAAGTTTTTGAAAGATGGCAACAAAGTGAAATGCTACGTGCAGTTCCGCGGTCGTGCCATTATGTTTCAAGACAGAGGCCAGGTGCTGCTGCTGAAATTTGCAGAAAGACTGGCTGAAGTTGGCGCTTTGGAAGGCATGCCCAAAATGGAAGGCAAACGCATGATTGCCATGTTTGCACCTAAAGGCACCAAGAAAAAAGCTTAATCCGCTATATAATTCAAAAGCCCCTGCATGCACTATGCCGGGGCTTTTGTTGTTTTATTCCAGTGGAATTTTAACCATGGCTTCGTAGCGGTTTTGAAACTGATGCACTGTCATGGGGTAGTTGATATGGCTTTTTTCTTCCCTGTACCACATCAAAAAGTCGGTAAAGAGTTTGGTTGGCCCTGCCAAAACCCGGAAAGCTCCATGTTTGTATTTCATGTTGCCGCTTTCCATCACTTCTTTCTCGAAGCCAAAGCGCAGCAACTGCTCTTCCGACAAGGGGATGCTTTCAATTTCCGGAATGCTGTACCAATTGGTTTGCACACCGGTAGTTACTTCTACCTGCCCGCCATCGTCGGGGTTAATGTGCTGAACGACGCCTTCCATCCAGGTACCTTCATTAAGCACCATGACATGGTTTCCGTGTTTCAGTTCATTGAAATGAATCATATGGCAATGTTTTCTCCTAAGCTACAAATTGGAATTGGCAGATGCAAGCCCATGATTGCGCCTTTTATCAGGATATATAAAAAGGCATATTGGAATATCGAACCCTCATTTGATACATTTTTGGCAACTCAATTTGATAGAGATGCATTTTTTAAGATAAAAGCGCCTACTTTTGCGGCCCGATTGGTGAAAACCAATTGAAGCATTGCCCAAATGGCTCCATAAGAGAGACGGGAGGTCCGGATCCGCCAGTAGGGTGTAACAGCAAAAGTTTATGTAACCATGCCAAAGGTTAAAACCAACTCAAGTGCCAAAAAACGTTTCAAATTGACAGGCACAGGTGAAATCACATTTCAAAAGAGCTTTAAGAGGCACATCCTCACCAAAAAATCAACCAAGCGTAAGCGTAACCTCGCCAAGAAAGGTGTAGTAGCTCCGGCCAATACACATTTCGTAAAGCGTCTGTTGGGTCTCAAGTAAGACCGGCCGATTCTGGTAGATTTCATTTCATCAACTTTTAAATTTCTTTTGATATGCCTCGTTCAAAAAATGCTGTTGCCAGCCGTGCCCGTCGTAAAAGAGTTCTCGACCAGGCCAAAGGCTTTTATGGCAAGCGTAAAAATGTATATACTGTTGCCAAGAATATTGTAGAAAAAGGTTTGACTTACAGCTATGTTGGCCGCAAACTCAAGAAGCGTGAATACCGTGCTTTGTGGATTGCCCGTATCAACGCTGCCGTACGTGAAGAAGGTTTGACCTACAGCGTATTCATGCACAAGCTGGCCGAAAAGGGTATTACCCTCGACCGCAAAGTGCTGGCTGACCTGGCTATGAATGAGCCTGCTTCATTCAAGAAGCTGGTTGAATCAGTGAAGTAAGCATTGACATCATTGCAACAATAACGTAACCGGAAAGGGATCGCATCCATTTCCGGTTATTTTTTTGCATCCGCAATACCGCTGTAGAATAGTACTTTTGTCTGCCTCTTAAAAAACCACGCTTTCCGCAAAATGAACAGACGCATAGCCGACCTGGTGCAGAATACCTACACCGACCTCGTTCATCAGACTTTCGATTTTCCTCAGAAAGATTTTAATGTAGAAAATGGCTACCTCAAATTCAACGGTGTTGATTTGAAGTACCTGATTGAAAAATATGGCACGCCTTTAAAAATCAGTTACCTGCCCAAAATTGGCAGCCAGATTAAGCAGGCAAAAACCATGTTTGCCAATGCCATTAAAAAGCATAAATACGAAGGACAGTACTACTATTGCTACTGCACCAAGAGCAGCCATTTCAGCTTTGTAGTGGAAGAAGCGTTAAAGCACGGCATTCATCTCGAAACATCGTTTGCTTACGATATCGAGATTATTAATAAGCTCTACGAACGCCGCAAAATCAACAAAGAGATTCACATCATTTGCAACGGCTACAAGCAGAAATCTTATACCAGCCGCATTGCCAAATTGCTCAATTCGGGTTTCAAAAATGTGGTACCCATCCTCGACAACAAAGACGAATTGCTGGCTTACAAAAAGTCGGTAAAAGTGCCTTTTAAACTGGGTATTCGGGTAGCTGCAGAAGAAGAACCTACTTTTCCTTTTTACACCAGTCGACTGGGCATTCGGGCAAAAGATATTCTGGAATTTTACGTAGACAACATTGAAGGTTACGAAGACAAGTTTCAGCTGAAGATGCTCCACATCTTTTTGAACAAGGGTATTAAAGATGATATCTACTACTGGAGTGAACTGAACAAAGTAGTGAACCTCTATTGCCAGCTGAAGAAGATTTGTCCCGAGTTGGATTCTATCAATATTGGTGGCGGGTTCCCCATTAAGCATAGCCTTGGTTTTGACTACGACTACCAATTTATGATCAATGAAATTGTAGGCGTTATCAAAGCGGCTTGTAAAAAAGCGAAGGTGCCCATGCCCAATATTTTCACTGAGTTTGGTAGCTATACCGTGGGTGAAAGCATGGCACACATTTACAGTGTGATAGGTGAAAAAGTACAGAACGACCGTGAGTGCTGGTACATGATTGATTCATCTTTCATTACCACTTTGCCCGATACATGGGGCATAGGTGAGAAGTTCTTGATGCTGCCCGTCAACAAATGGGAAAACCCATACCAGCGTGTGGTATTAGGCGGTATCACTTGTGATAGCCACGACTACTATGATTCAGAAGAACACATCAACGAAGTGTTTTTGCCAAAGCTCAATGGTGAGAGTGCAGAACCACTGTATGTTGGTTTCTTCCATACAGGTGCTTATCAAGATCAGATTAGTGGTTACGGTGGTATCAAGCACTGTATGATTCCATCGCCCAAACATGTGATTTTGGAGCACGACAAAAATGGCAAACTCATAGATTGGGTATATGCAAAAGAGCAATCCGCTCAAAGCATGCTCAAGCTACTGGGCTATATTAAATAAGGAATTTGACAAGCGGCCTTCGGGTCGCTTTTTTTATGCCTACTTTTCGTATTCAAAAAACGGAGATATGAAACAATGGAAGTTGGCAATAGCTGCTGTTCTTATTTTTAGTTCAACCTGGAATGCTGGTTTTGCTCAAACCACGGCAGAAGAAAAAGCAGTGGCTGCAGTCATCAATAAGATGTTTGATGCCATGCGGCAGGCTGATTCAGTAGGTATCATACAAGCGTTTGCTGCCAATGCCCATATGGAAACCATTGCTAAAACCAAACAACAAACTGACACAGTAAGAGGAAATACGGTTGCACAATTTGCTTCATCCATTACCAAACAAAAAGCCGGTGCACTGGATGAACGCATTACCATTGGTGCCATTCACATTGATGGTAATATGGCCACCGCCTGGACGCCCTATCAGTTTTATTTCAATGGCCAGTTTAGCCATTGCGGTGTCAATTCTTTTCAACTCGTAAAACTCAATGGCGAGTGGAAAATTCAATACATTATTGATACCCGGCGCAAAGACAACTGTCTTTAATTTACTTTGAGTTTGTACTTCTTATTCACCTTAGGGTCGGTGAAGAATTTTTCTACATCTTCCTGAGTCAGATTGTCATCAAACTCAACCAGCGGCAGATCTACCAGCTGCAAGCGGGCTGATTTCAGCTCTTCTTGCATTTTTTTAATCTTAGCTTGCACATTCACATCCCGATTACCTACAATCGCGTTTTCACTAACCAGATATTCTAACCGCTTGGCTACAGAACGCACCTGAGTAGCAGTGTTTTGCTCCTGCACTTTATTGGGCGACACTGCTTCTTTTACAGGCACCAGCGTAAGACCAACACTAGGCAATATTTTACCGAAATTCTTGGCTCCATTAGATTCTCCGGCGGTGCTGAGAGCGGTGCCTGCCAGAGCAGTGCAAGAACTGGTAATGTCGAAACCAGTTCTGGTAGATTTGGTTTTTTTAATGTTTCTGCTCAATACATAGAACGTGAGTTTCAATTGGGCAACATAAGAAGCTACTTCGTTGCTTACCCTTTTGTGCAGCATGTTTTGCGTGGGATAATCTATACCCGGACGGATGAAGATTTTTACTTCTGCAGTATCTCTGTTGTAAAATTTATCTGCGCCAACAAAACGAAGTGTCAGCATTTTTTGACGGGCTGTATCATTATCACGAATAAAATCATAAGGTACCATCCACTCAAATTCATCATCACATTTTCTTACAGATGTATAGTTGGCAATTGGAATATTGGTGTACATCGTAATGTGCTCTGTAGGAAAAGTTCCTTCATCACATTGAATACGAAACTTCACAGAGTCGCCTTCTTCTAAAGTAAGGTTGTTGCTGATGGTTGGCTTTAATTTCGATGCTACAATTTCTGTACTGTAAAATACGATGGTACAGAAAGTGTCTACCTTTTCAGCAGCATTAATCAGCGATTGTACGCCCATTTCTACTCTGTATTGCACGTCGTATTTCAGCTTGCCACTTTTGAAATATGACTTTTCTGCTTTAAAAAACAACTGACCATTGTTCTTATCGAGCTTTACACCAACAGGCGCATTCTTCAAATACCAATAATAGTTTTTAGCGGGCTTATTAATTTCAAATCCATACTGCAACACAGAATCTACATGCAGCGTGAAATACGGATTCATATTGATGATGCGCAGTTTAATGGCGTCTAAAGAATCCTGATAGCTAATAGTGCTATCTGCCTTGTGCACATGAAGACTATCCTGAGCCTGCAAAGAGGAGTGAAGGAACAATACAACGAAAAAGCTCAACAGTACTTTCAATTTCATAGCGATTTACTTTCAGATAACGTAGTAGCGAAGCGAACTGTTAATGAATTTTTTTATCAATTATTGTTTGTTTTCAACCTACAACACACTGATAACGAAACTCCTTGAGCGAAAGTACGCAGTAAATGCAAAAGCCTCTCCGAAGAATCGGAGAGGCTTAAAAAAACCAACTGCTATACGTGCATGCAAAAGCATGCTATATCTGTATTACTGAATACTGATTTGCTTTTGCACAGGCTGCGCTTCTGCTTTTTTAGGCAGCAATACTTTCAGAATGCCCTGTTCGTATTTTGCCTGAATACCGTCAGTGTTCACCTTGTCATCAAGGAAAAACGAACGGCTGAAAGAAGGCAGTGTAAACTCTTTGCGGGCAAATTGGATACTGTTTGCGGTTTCTTCTGGTGCTTTGTAAGCAATTACCAGATGACCATCTTCAATATTCAGGGTGAATGCTTCTTTGCTGCGACCGGGTGCCAGCAATTCTAAATGAAAGGCATCTGCGGTTTCTGCAATGTTTACCGGAGCGGTATAAGGCTGCTGTACTGCCTGGCCAAAGCTGCGTTCCATATCGGCGAGCAAGCTGTTGAATACACCATTGAAACGGTTACCATAAGGGCGGGTGATAAATTTAGTCTGTGTCATATGCTTTCGATTTTTTGTTTGATTTGTTTGACCAAACGGAATCAAAGCCCGTACCATCGTCTTTTAGTACCCCATTTGTCAGTAAATGATAGCATCTTATTTCAAATTAAAGACAAAATGGCATTATTGGTTTGAGAAAGAAGACATTGTGGCGTAAATGGGGTGTCTTTTCGATTTCAGCAATTATCACATGCTGATTGAAACGACAGGTACAACGAATGCATCATTGCCGCAACTTTGCACATTATTTATTCGCATAAACTTTACGCATTATGTATCCTGCCGAGATAGTTGAACCCATGAAGGCTGAGTTGACTGAATATGGTTTTGAAGAGTTGTTGACACCCGCCGATGTAGATGAGCAAATGAAAAAACAAGGCACCACACTGGTAATGATCAACAGTGTATGCGGTTGTAGCGCTGGTAGTGCCCGCCCTGGTGTGCTGATGGCCGTGCACAACGCCAGCAAAAAGCCAGATTTTCTCACCACTTCATTTGCTGGTTTCGACCGCGAAGCCGTAGCTCAGGTTCGCCAGTATTTGTTGCCTTATCCTCCGTCTTCACCAGCTATTGCGTTGCTGAAAGATGGCCAGGTGGTACACATGCTGGAGCGTCATCAGATTGAAGGCCGCCCTGCACAAGTTATTGCCAGTAACCTTATCAGTGCCTTTGAGCAGCACTGCTAATCAAACTATTCAACGCTTTGTATAAAAAGACCTTTCCGTTTCGGCGGGAAGGTTTTTATTTGCTATTCACTCAGGCATTGTCTGTAAAAAGCCACGTTGCATGTACCCCAATTTGTATTTTTTCCTCAAGGAAGTTTTTGGTGTAGAAATTCAATTTTTCAAACTCATCAATACGTTTGGTTTTCTGGTAGCACTGGCTTTTTTGAGTGCTGCATGGGCACTCACTACCGAGCTCAAACGCCGTCAGCAAGCGGGTTGGCTGGGTTTTACCGAAACACAAATAACCGTGGGTGATGGGGCGCCCATGAGTGATATTATCTGGAATGCTTTCTTTGGATTCATCATCGGTTTCAAATTCATTGGCTTTTTTACAGATAAAGAGAATGCACTGGCCGATCCGCAAGCCTTTTTGCTGAGCGGCATGGGCAATTTGCCCGCCGGAATTTTGGCGGCCATTGGTTTTGCCGCATGGCGCTGGTACAGTGGCAATAAAACCAAACTGAGCAAACCCGAAAAACGCAGCATCCGTATTTGGCCCAGTGACAGGGTAGGCGATATGATTGTATTGGCAGCGGTGTTTGGTTTTGGTGGTGCTAAACTCTTTCACAACTTCGAAAACTGGGAAGAGTTGGTGGCCGATCCTGTAAATGCGCTGCTCTCTTTCAGTGGCCTTACCTTTTATGGTGGTTTGATTTGTGCTGGTGCCGCTATTGTGTGGTATGCCCGCAAACACAAAATCAACCTTTGGCATTTGGTCGATTCATTTGGTCCGGCACTGATGCTGGCCTATGCCGTAGGCCGTATTGGCTGTCAGGTAGCCGGCGACGGCGACTGGGGTGTGGCCAACAGTGCTTATGTAGCCGACGAGCAGGGCAAAGCTGTTTTAGCCAGCAGTCCCAAGCAATGGAATGACAGCGCCACCGTACACCTCAACTATTTTAAAAGAGCACAGCACGGTGTGAAGGAAGTAAATACCACTGCCGATATTTTGCACAGCAGCTATGTGGCACCTTCTTTTTACCCACTTGGATGGTAGCTTATACTTATCCGAACAATGTATTGAGCGAAGGCATACCAGTACCCGGCTATGAAGGCCAGTGGAGCAACCGCTTGCCACTCCCGGTTTTTCCAACTCCATTCTATGAAACTGTAATGGGGCTGCTACTTTTTGCAGGATTGTGGTTCTTGCGTTCCCGCATTTTGGCACCGGGCGTTTTATTTGGCGTGTACCTCATTATGAATGGTACCGAACGTTTCCTCATCGAAAAAATAAGGGTAAACACCACCAACGAGCTGCTGGGTTTTCATCCGTCGCAGGCCGAACTCATTGCCTTAGCCCTCATTTTGGTGGGAGTGGGCGTTATCCTTTATAAGCGGAAAGCCAAAGCGTAACCTTCTATTTACTGCATCCGTCTCACCTGCATTCCGGGTGAAACTCACTAAAAGAGCCCCGAAATGGGCTCTTTCCGTTTGTACCTGTATTTAGCCAGTTATCTTGTTTTCTATTGTACTAAGCAATACAAGGTACCAATCTTTGCCCAATCAATTTCATCAGATCAAACGAACCAAAAACAACACACCATGAAACCATTATCCTCACTGCTTGGTATCGCATTTTCAACATTGCTGGCTACAGGCCTGCAGGCGCAAACCACCACAAAAGGCGGACTTAAAGGACAGGTACAATCGGGGGGCAAGGGCGTAGACGCCGCCACAGTAGCATTATTAAAAACTAAAGATTCATCGCTGGTAAAGCTCAGTGTGAGCAATTCGGCAGGCCAATACGAACTAGAACAAATTTTGGCTGGTCAGTATTTGTTACGCATTTCTGCCGTAGGGTATCAGCCATCATTTACAAAAGCAACCATTGTAGCCGGAGAAACCAAGGATGCTGGAACCACAGAACTGGAAGCAGCCGCAGGAAAGTTGCAAGATGTAGTGGTAACGGTAAAAAAACCATTGGTGGAGCAAAAGCTTGACCGCACAGTGGTGAACATAGAGGGCCAGGCCAGCAATGCAGGTATCACAGCATTGGAGGTGTTGGAAAAATCGCCCGGCATCACTGTAGACAAAGACGGCAACATTAGCCTGAAAGGCAAGGCCGGCGTAATGGTATTGATTGATGGCAAACCCACTTACATGAGTGGCACCGATTTGGCCAACTACCTGCGCAACCTGCCAAGCAACCAATTGGAATTATTGGAAATTATGACCAATCCTCCCGCTAAATACGATGCTGCCGGCAATGCTGGTATCATCAATATCAAAACCAAAAAGAACAAGGCGAAAGGTTTCAATGGTTCATTTACGGTAGGGGGTGGCCAGGGTGTTTACCCTAAATTAAACAACAGCCTCAACCTGAATTATCGCAATAACAAGTGGAATTTGTTTGGCAACTATTCGTCTTATTACAACAAGAATTTTCAGGAGCTGGAATTGCAGCGGGTCTTTCGCAACCAGACCACTCAGCAAGTAGTGAGTAATTTTGAGCAAATCGCAAAGATGCGCCGCGAAAACATGGGGCACAATGCGAAGCTGGGTTTTGATTACTATGCCAGTAAAAAAACGACCTTGGGAGTTACGCTGACTGGTTTTAGCAACAAAAGCGACAATAGCAATACCAACAGTACCCTTATCAAAGACCCGTCAAATGTGCTTGTGTCTCGTACAGAAGCGGCCAATTCAATTGACATGCGCTTTAAAAACTGGGGCGCCAATGCCAACCTTCGTCACCAGTTTGACAGCACCGGACGTGAGCTGACTGCAGATGTGGATGTACTGCAATACCGCAACAAGAATGATCAGCATTTTGCCAACTACTTTTTTGATAAAGACGGCAGCAAACTGCAGGAAGATGAATACCTGCGTGGCGATTTGCCATCCACCATCAACATCTACAGTGCCAAGGTTGATTACACGCATCCGTTGAAAGGCAAGGCTCGTTTTGAGGCCGGTGTAAAAACCAGTATAGTAAAAACCGATAACGATGCCCGCTACACAGAGTTTGACCATAGCACCGGCAGCTGGATTATTGATACCGACCGCAGCAATCATTTCATTTATACTGAAAACATCAATGCGGCTTACGTGAACATGTCGAAAGAGTTTAGCAAAAAATGGAGTGGCCAGTTGGGGTTGCGGGCAGAAAACACCAATGCCAAAGGCGATCAGGTAACTTCATCACTCGACTTTACCCGTTCGTACACACAGTTATTTCCTACGGCATATGTTCAATATGCAGCCAATGAAAAACACAGCTTTGTGTTGAACTATGGCCGCCGCATTGAACGCCCTGACTACGAAGACATGAACCCGTTCATTTACTTCCTTGATAAATACACATATCAAACAGGCAACCCTAATCTGACACCACAGTTTGCACACAACATCGAACTGTCGCACAGCTTCAAAGGCTTTCTTAACACGACCATCAACTACACCCGCACCACGGATATGATGTCGGAAGTGTTTCGCCAGGATGATGCCACCAATACCACATTCGTTACCAAAGACAATGTGGCCAACAGCCGCCAGATTGGTGTAAGCATCAACGCAGGTGTGCCCGTAACCAAGTGGTGGAGAACCAACGTGTATGTGAATGCCTTTCACAACAAGTTTAGCGGTGAAATAAACGGTGGCTATCTCGAACTCGATATGAACGGTTGGATGACCAACATTCAAAACCAGTTTACTTTCAAAAAGGGTTGGGGTGGCGAAATCAGTGGTTTTTACCGCAGCCGTATGCTCGAAGGCGTATTGACTGCTCAGTCGATGGGCGTTATCAATTTTGCCGTAACCAAAAAAATGATGAAAGACAAAGGTCAATTGCGCCTCAACTTCCGTGATCCATTTGATCTGCAGTATTTCCGTGGTACCGTAAAATACCAGAACATTGATTTGCGCATCAAAAACCAGTGGGACAATCAGGTACTCAATATCAGCTTTACCTACCGTTTTGGTAAGCCGGTAAAAGGACCATCACCCCGCAAAAACGGTGGTGCCGGCGACGAACAAAACCGGGTAAAATCTGGCGGTAACTAATCGCATTTACATTTTGAGATTCTTACAGCAGGCAGGGCGGTTTTCCGTTCTGCCTGTTCGTTTCAGCAGGGTAGAAGACTATCTTTGCCCTCCAATAAAAGAAAACGATATGCCCAGTTTTGATATAGTAAGCAAGGTAGACGGCCAAACGCTGGATAACGCCGTAAACGTGACCCGTAAAGAAATCACCAACCGCTTCGATTTTAAAGGCAGCCATGTAGTGATGGATTTGGACAAGAAAACGTTTGTGCTGTCGCTGGAAGCGGATAGCGATATGAAAATGGAGCAAATGATTGATGTACTCATTAGCCGCAGCATTAAGCAGGGGCTCGATGGTCAGGCATTCGACCTTACCAAAGATGGTTTTCAAAGTGGCAAAGTGTGGAAGAAAGAAGTGCCCGTACGCAATGGCCTGAAGCAGGAAGACGCCAAGAAGATTGTGAAAATGATTAAGGACAGCGGCGCCAAAGTGCAGGCTGCCATTATGGATGATATTATTCGGGTGACGGGTAAAAAAATTGACGACCTGCAGGATGTGATT
The Phnomibacter ginsenosidimutans genome window above contains:
- a CDS encoding Hsp20/alpha crystallin family protein, giving the protein MTQTKFITRPYGNRFNGVFNSLLADMERSFGQAVQQPYTAPVNIAETADAFHLELLAPGRSKEAFTLNIEDGHLVIAYKAPEETANSIQFARKEFTLPSFSRSFFLDDKVNTDGIQAKYEQGILKVLLPKKAEAQPVQKQISIQ
- the rplT gene encoding 50S ribosomal protein L20, which gives rise to MPRSKNAVASRARRKRVLDQAKGFYGKRKNVYTVAKNIVEKGLTYSYVGRKLKKREYRALWIARINAAVREEGLTYSVFMHKLAEKGITLDRKVLADLAMNEPASFKKLVESVK
- the infC gene encoding translation initiation factor IF-3, with amino-acid sequence MAFPPKDRRGFNPRFRQPEPEHRINDRIRVAQVRLVGDNVTPGVYATQDALKIAQAQELDLVEISPNADPPVVKVIDYKKFLYEKKKKEKEMKANSKQSEVKEIRFTPGTDDHDFDFKSKHAEKFLKDGNKVKCYVQFRGRAIMFQDRGQVLLLKFAERLAEVGALEGMPKMEGKRMIAMFAPKGTKKKA
- a CDS encoding nuclear transport factor 2 family protein is translated as MKQWKLAIAAVLIFSSTWNAGFAQTTAEEKAVAAVINKMFDAMRQADSVGIIQAFAANAHMETIAKTKQQTDTVRGNTVAQFASSITKQKAGALDERITIGAIHIDGNMATAWTPYQFYFNGQFSHCGVNSFQLVKLNGEWKIQYIIDTRRKDNCL
- the thrS gene encoding threonine--tRNA ligase; protein product: MSIQITFPDGAVRQYDAGVSSLDIAKSISEGLARNILAAKVNGEVRDLTRPIEADASIQFLKWDDKDGKSTFWHSSAHLMAEAVESLFPGVKFWVGPPVENGFYYDMDLGGHKLTEEDLGKLEAKMKELAKQNLQFSRKEISKDEAVAYFTEKGDEYKLDLLQGLEDGSITFYTQGNFTDLCRGPHIPHTGFIKAIKLTNIAGAYWKGNENNKMLTRVYGVTFPSQKELDDYIAMVEEAKKRDHRKLGKDLSIFCFDDDVGPGLPLWMPNGTIIIEELEKLAKETEEAAGYHRVVTPHIAKESMYLTSGHLPYYADSMFPPMEMDGERYYLKAMNCPHHHKIYAAEPKSYRDLPYRLAEYGTCYRYEQSGELFGLMRVRCLHMNDAHIYCTKDQFFQEFKAVNDMYLKYFKIFGVDKYVMRLSLHSPEKLGQKYVNEPQLWQETEAMVRQVLIETGTPFVEVQDEAAFYGPKIDVRIWSAIGREFTLATNQVDFNSGLKFKLSYTNANNEAEVPLIIHRAPLGTHERFIGFLLEHYAGKFPLWLAPHQVKVLPISDKFLPFAQEVTAKLKKAGIRASTDDRNEKIGKKIREAELLKVPYMFVVGEKEMNEQSVSVRKQGQGDLGMKSVEEIINLLSAEAENRD
- the rpmI gene encoding 50S ribosomal protein L35 — protein: MPKVKTNSSAKKRFKLTGTGEITFQKSFKRHILTKKSTKRKRNLAKKGVVAPANTHFVKRLLGLK
- a CDS encoding BrxA/BrxB family bacilliredoxin, which translates into the protein MYPAEIVEPMKAELTEYGFEELLTPADVDEQMKKQGTTLVMINSVCGCSAGSARPGVLMAVHNASKKPDFLTTSFAGFDREAVAQVRQYLLPYPPSSPAIALLKDGQVVHMLERHQIEGRPAQVIASNLISAFEQHC
- a CDS encoding arginine decarboxylase yields the protein MNRRIADLVQNTYTDLVHQTFDFPQKDFNVENGYLKFNGVDLKYLIEKYGTPLKISYLPKIGSQIKQAKTMFANAIKKHKYEGQYYYCYCTKSSHFSFVVEEALKHGIHLETSFAYDIEIINKLYERRKINKEIHIICNGYKQKSYTSRIAKLLNSGFKNVVPILDNKDELLAYKKSVKVPFKLGIRVAAEEEPTFPFYTSRLGIRAKDILEFYVDNIEGYEDKFQLKMLHIFLNKGIKDDIYYWSELNKVVNLYCQLKKICPELDSINIGGGFPIKHSLGFDYDYQFMINEIVGVIKAACKKAKVPMPNIFTEFGSYTVGESMAHIYSVIGEKVQNDRECWYMIDSSFITTLPDTWGIGEKFLMLPVNKWENPYQRVVLGGITCDSHDYYDSEEHINEVFLPKLNGESAEPLYVGFFHTGAYQDQISGYGGIKHCMIPSPKHVILEHDKNGKLIDWVYAKEQSAQSMLKLLGYIK